The Alteriqipengyuania halimionae genome contains a region encoding:
- a CDS encoding PepSY-associated TM helix domain-containing protein: protein MSRRAIRFWFLLHKWSSIVPMAFLLLLCVTGLPLIFHDEIDALVDRDAEAAMVGEASARGGQPLDAVVAAALAERPGEVPLFMGFSQDSPLLTVTTGPTPDAAGGDMTLLYFDRATGEALGPAPTNAFMDTVLGLHTDLLLGLPGMLFLGVMGIGFVLSLVSGTVLYAPFMRRLRFGTVRRNRSERVQRLDRHNFLGMVTLAWALVVAATGAINAFADPLTDSWRENELAAMTASHGSEAALAPRDYGSLDAAMAAAQDALPGRSPQFIGFPGGDWSTDRHYAIFFQGDRPLTSHLLTPALVDAASGELVDARSMPALNQALMMSKPLHFGDYGGLALKILWALLTLLTIRVLWTGLLLWWQRRRENIERRVDEIRTGARRGAIA, encoded by the coding sequence GTGTCACGGCGTGCTATCCGATTCTGGTTTCTGCTCCACAAATGGAGCAGCATCGTGCCGATGGCGTTCCTGCTGTTGCTGTGCGTCACCGGGCTGCCGCTGATCTTCCACGACGAGATCGATGCGCTGGTCGATCGCGATGCCGAGGCGGCGATGGTGGGCGAGGCGTCGGCGCGCGGGGGGCAGCCGCTCGATGCGGTGGTCGCCGCCGCGCTGGCCGAGCGGCCGGGCGAAGTGCCCTTGTTCATGGGGTTCAGCCAGGACAGTCCGTTGCTGACCGTCACCACCGGGCCGACGCCCGATGCCGCGGGCGGGGACATGACGCTGCTCTATTTCGATCGCGCCACCGGCGAAGCGCTGGGGCCGGCGCCGACCAACGCGTTCATGGACACGGTGCTGGGCCTCCACACCGACCTATTGCTGGGCCTGCCGGGCATGCTGTTCCTCGGCGTGATGGGGATCGGCTTCGTTCTCTCGCTGGTCTCTGGCACGGTGCTGTACGCGCCGTTCATGCGGCGGCTGCGCTTCGGCACGGTGCGGCGCAATCGCAGCGAGCGGGTGCAGCGGCTCGACCGGCACAATTTCCTCGGCATGGTGACGCTCGCCTGGGCGCTGGTGGTGGCGGCGACGGGGGCGATCAACGCCTTTGCCGATCCGCTGACCGATAGCTGGCGCGAGAACGAGCTCGCCGCGATGACCGCCTCGCATGGGAGTGAGGCCGCGCTGGCGCCGCGCGACTACGGCTCGCTCGATGCGGCGATGGCGGCGGCGCAGGACGCACTGCCGGGCCGCTCGCCGCAATTCATCGGCTTTCCCGGCGGCGACTGGAGCACCGATCGGCACTATGCGATCTTCTTCCAGGGCGATCGTCCGCTGACGAGCCATTTGCTGACGCCCGCGCTGGTCGATGCGGCCAGCGGCGAGCTGGTCGATGCGCGCTCTATGCCCGCGCTCAACCAGGCGCTGATGATGTCCAAGCCGCTTCATTTCGGCGATTACGGCGGGCTGGCGCTCAAGATCCTGTGGGCGCTGCTCACGCTGCTGACGATCCGCGTGCTGTGGACCGGGCTGCTGCTGTGGTGGCAGCGCCGCCGCGAGAATATCGAGCGCCGGGTCGACGAAATCCGCACCGGCGCGCGGCGCGGGGCGATCGCATGA
- a CDS encoding type II restriction endonuclease, translated as MRLLVGSGARGSRMKRGYLSQYFSGVALKRLSPVEADFQASNQHEFNGSAEIESLLGDADRKNIPTRFMWVGQDQDQSEAESGFLSWYDARRAHPKRSEYRLYYEGNAVTRKMVAGDAFFLAARQDSTALAIFTPADSTAYNQLIWLFGIDSELQESFDFTPIEGNRDAELGFVSRSVLEALEIEPDEPEAGHLDSLVEPFGVKMPKAAVLSELARTSVGTEIAIQDPDKAIIDWMERETLLFRRIERKQVAKRIAEGFGQQGAEDVDGFIKFSLSVQNRRKARAGLALESHIEVVLEANNVGFVRGAISENNNRPDFLFPSAEAYHDPEFPSARLLMLGAKSTLKDRWRQVLSEAQRIEEKHLLTLEPAISEKQTAEMKAKKLQLVLPRSIHTSYHTNQQSWLMSVRDFIELVKSRNP; from the coding sequence ATGCGTCTGTTGGTTGGAAGCGGCGCGCGAGGGAGTCGTATGAAGCGCGGTTATTTGTCCCAGTATTTTTCGGGAGTCGCGCTCAAACGCCTTAGTCCGGTGGAAGCCGATTTCCAGGCATCCAATCAGCACGAATTCAACGGCTCGGCTGAAATAGAATCGCTTCTCGGAGACGCGGATCGGAAGAATATTCCAACGCGCTTTATGTGGGTAGGACAGGACCAAGACCAAAGCGAGGCGGAGAGCGGTTTTCTATCTTGGTACGACGCGCGTCGCGCTCATCCTAAAAGGTCCGAGTATCGACTTTACTACGAGGGTAATGCTGTCACCCGAAAGATGGTGGCAGGTGATGCTTTCTTTCTGGCTGCCCGCCAAGACAGCACAGCGCTGGCGATTTTTACTCCTGCAGATAGTACTGCATATAACCAATTAATTTGGCTTTTTGGAATAGATTCCGAACTGCAAGAGAGTTTTGATTTTACACCGATCGAAGGAAATCGTGACGCTGAACTCGGCTTTGTTTCGAGATCGGTTCTTGAAGCGCTAGAGATCGAGCCGGATGAGCCTGAAGCGGGTCATCTGGATTCCCTAGTAGAACCATTCGGCGTAAAGATGCCCAAAGCAGCAGTCCTTTCCGAACTGGCGAGGACATCAGTCGGCACCGAAATTGCGATACAGGATCCCGATAAAGCCATCATCGACTGGATGGAGCGCGAAACGCTTTTATTCCGGAGGATAGAACGCAAACAGGTCGCCAAACGCATAGCCGAGGGGTTTGGCCAACAAGGCGCCGAGGATGTGGACGGCTTTATCAAGTTCTCCCTGAGCGTTCAGAACAGGCGCAAAGCCAGAGCGGGGCTGGCACTCGAAAGCCACATCGAGGTGGTGCTTGAGGCCAACAATGTCGGTTTTGTCCGGGGTGCTATAAGTGAAAATAACAACCGGCCGGATTTCCTCTTTCCGTCCGCCGAAGCCTATCACGATCCGGAATTTCCCTCTGCGCGATTATTGATGCTGGGCGCAAAATCGACCCTGAAGGATCGTTGGAGGCAGGTGCTGTCTGAAGCGCAGCGTATTGAGGAGAAGCACCTATTAACCCTTGAGCCTGCTATTTCTGAAAAGCAGACGGCCGAAATGAAGGCAAAAAAGCTGCAATTGGTGCTGCCTCGCTCAATACACACTTCGTACCACACAAATCAGCAAAGCTGGTTGATGTCCGTGCGCGACTTCATTGAACTGGTGAAGAGCCGCAATCCCTGA
- a CDS encoding very short patch repair endonuclease — protein MRLQGRLENRIYFRPRLEVSKSANSGKLRPLADIVSKAKRSRMMSGIRSKNTRPELIVRSALHSRGFRYRLHDPNLPGKPDLVFPSLKSAIFVNGCFWHGHSCNLFRLPKTNTDFWAGKIEANRMRDARVRERLDAIGLRHFTVWECSLRGRSQDEMKGTIDECVCWLEAAREGVV, from the coding sequence ATGCGCTTGCAAGGTCGCTTGGAAAATCGGATTTACTTCAGACCACGGCTGGAAGTGAGCAAGTCGGCGAACTCGGGAAAGTTGCGCCCGTTGGCTGACATTGTATCCAAAGCGAAGCGCAGCAGAATGATGTCTGGCATTCGCTCGAAAAACACGAGGCCTGAGTTAATCGTTAGGAGCGCGCTCCATTCGCGAGGTTTTCGGTATCGCCTTCACGACCCTAATTTGCCCGGGAAACCGGATCTGGTTTTTCCGTCTCTTAAATCGGCGATTTTTGTAAACGGATGCTTCTGGCATGGGCACAGTTGCAATCTTTTCAGGCTACCGAAAACGAACACCGATTTTTGGGCGGGTAAAATTGAAGCCAACAGGATGCGAGATGCGAGGGTTCGCGAAAGGCTGGACGCGATTGGTCTTCGGCATTTTACTGTCTGGGAGTGCAGTCTCAGGGGCAGGAGCCAAGATGAGATGAAAGGGACCATCGATGAATGCGTCTGTTGGTTGGAAGCGGCGCGCGAGGGAGTCGTATGA
- the dcm gene encoding DNA (cytosine-5-)-methyltransferase yields MRHTFTELRELAGLSVEQAASELGYCASTIYRWERGEAGPRPSVMRALEVLGRYPEKPMKSVHSTEEKLGFRFIDLFAGIGGLRIGFQGIGGHCVFTSEWDKYAQETYRTNFRDNHLLQGDIREFSGEPELVPEHDVLLAGFPCQPFSIAGVSKKNALGRPHGFLCDTQGTLFFDTAQIIAHHRPAAFVLENVKNLENHDRGRTFKTIMHVLQEELGYHTQFRVISSAPWVPQKRERVFIVGFREKTDFDLNALNLPAIENGPRLNSILEPNDSVDPKYTLTPRLWEYLQEYRKKHEAKGNGFGFSLVGPDDVARTLSARYYKDGSEILIEQAGARPRRLTPLECARLMGFDRGDRRWQIPVSDTQAYRQFGNAVVVPVVEFLARSMKDALARSLGKSDLLQTTAGSEQVGELGKVAPVG; encoded by the coding sequence GTGCGTCATACTTTCACTGAATTGAGAGAGCTAGCCGGGCTTTCGGTTGAGCAGGCAGCTTCGGAGCTGGGTTATTGCGCTAGCACGATTTATCGATGGGAGCGGGGCGAGGCTGGCCCACGCCCGTCTGTAATGCGAGCCTTGGAAGTTTTGGGTCGCTATCCGGAGAAACCGATGAAGTCCGTGCATTCGACTGAAGAGAAGCTCGGCTTTCGCTTCATAGATCTATTCGCCGGAATTGGCGGTCTTCGGATCGGTTTTCAAGGCATCGGAGGGCACTGTGTGTTTACGTCCGAATGGGACAAATATGCGCAGGAGACCTATCGAACGAATTTCCGCGACAATCATCTTCTGCAGGGAGATATTCGCGAGTTTTCGGGCGAACCAGAACTTGTGCCCGAGCATGATGTTCTCTTGGCGGGGTTTCCTTGTCAGCCCTTCTCAATCGCGGGTGTTTCTAAGAAGAACGCGTTGGGGCGGCCCCATGGTTTTCTGTGCGACACCCAAGGGACTCTCTTTTTCGATACGGCCCAAATTATCGCGCACCACCGTCCTGCCGCGTTTGTGCTGGAGAACGTAAAAAATCTTGAGAATCACGATCGGGGGCGGACGTTCAAGACTATCATGCATGTCCTGCAGGAAGAGCTTGGCTACCATACTCAGTTTCGAGTGATAAGTTCAGCGCCTTGGGTTCCACAAAAGCGAGAGCGCGTATTTATCGTGGGATTTCGTGAAAAAACTGACTTCGATCTTAACGCATTGAATTTGCCGGCAATCGAAAATGGCCCGAGACTTAATAGCATTCTGGAGCCAAATGATTCCGTCGATCCCAAGTATACGCTTACGCCAAGGCTGTGGGAGTATCTCCAAGAATACCGAAAGAAGCACGAGGCAAAGGGAAACGGTTTCGGTTTCAGTCTCGTAGGACCGGATGATGTGGCGCGGACCCTGTCTGCAAGATACTACAAGGATGGATCGGAAATTCTGATCGAGCAGGCTGGCGCGCGTCCAAGGAGGCTTACTCCACTCGAATGTGCCCGACTAATGGGCTTTGATCGCGGTGATCGTCGGTGGCAGATTCCGGTTTCGGATACCCAAGCCTACAGACAGTTTGGAAACGCGGTCGTGGTGCCGGTTGTTGAATTTCTTGCTCGCTCAATGAAGGATGCGCTTGCAAGGTCGCTTGGAAAATCGGATTTACTTCAGACCACGGCTGGAAGTGAGCAAGTCGGCGAACTCGGGAAAGTTGCGCCCGTTGGCTGA
- the putP gene encoding sodium/proline symporter PutP, translating into MKTGTLISLAAYFILMLAIGLYAWRKSTDTSEGYLLGGRNLHPAVAALSAGASDMSGWLLLGLPGALYAAGLVEAWIGIGLFVGAFVNWIVVAPRLRQQSEERGNALTIPQFLSNRFPDKAIALRTISALVIVVFFAVYTASGLVAGGKLFATAFPALLPDVPLSDYMLGIWITAGVVLAYTMVGGFLAVSLTDFVQGCIMLVALVLMPLVVMFGAGGEAGGSLNDVPVEGFLSLTQGLTALGFLSAVAWGLGYFGQPHIIVRFMAVRSVAAVSTARNIAMSWMGVCVLGAVGLGIAGRAYVERNGMVVEDPETIFIVLADLLFHPLVTGFLLAALLAAIMSTISSQLLVASSSLTEDFYRLFLRKKASERETVNIGRLSTLLVALVAIVVASDPESQVLGLVSNAWAGFGAAFGPLIILSLTWNRMTGSGAVAGLVVGTATVAAWIALGWSSWLYEIVPGFIAAWIAIWLVSKATWKGTEPAAATA; encoded by the coding sequence ATGAAAACAGGGACACTCATTTCACTCGCCGCCTATTTCATCCTGATGCTGGCCATCGGGCTGTATGCGTGGCGCAAATCGACCGACACATCCGAGGGTTATCTGCTGGGCGGGCGCAACCTGCATCCGGCGGTGGCGGCGCTTTCCGCCGGGGCGTCGGACATGTCGGGCTGGCTGCTGCTCGGCCTGCCGGGGGCGCTTTATGCCGCCGGGCTGGTCGAGGCGTGGATCGGGATCGGTCTGTTCGTCGGGGCCTTCGTCAACTGGATCGTGGTCGCGCCGCGGCTGCGCCAGCAAAGCGAGGAGCGCGGCAATGCGCTGACGATCCCGCAATTCCTGTCCAACCGCTTCCCCGACAAGGCGATCGCGCTGCGCACCATTTCGGCGCTGGTGATCGTGGTGTTCTTCGCGGTCTATACCGCCAGCGGGCTGGTGGCCGGGGGCAAGCTGTTCGCCACCGCCTTCCCCGCGCTGCTGCCCGACGTGCCGCTGTCGGATTACATGCTGGGCATCTGGATCACCGCGGGCGTGGTGCTGGCCTATACGATGGTCGGCGGCTTCCTGGCGGTGAGCCTGACCGATTTCGTGCAGGGCTGCATCATGCTGGTGGCGCTGGTGCTGATGCCGCTGGTGGTGATGTTCGGCGCGGGCGGCGAGGCCGGCGGATCGCTGAACGACGTGCCGGTGGAAGGGTTCCTGAGCCTGACGCAAGGGCTGACGGCGCTGGGATTCCTCAGCGCGGTGGCCTGGGGGCTCGGCTATTTCGGCCAGCCGCATATCATCGTGCGCTTCATGGCGGTGCGATCGGTCGCCGCGGTATCGACCGCGCGCAATATCGCGATGAGCTGGATGGGAGTCTGCGTGCTGGGCGCGGTGGGCCTCGGCATTGCGGGCCGCGCCTATGTGGAGCGCAACGGCATGGTGGTCGAGGATCCGGAAACGATCTTCATCGTGCTGGCGGACCTGCTGTTCCACCCGCTGGTCACCGGCTTCCTGCTGGCCGCGCTGCTGGCGGCGATCATGTCGACCATCAGCTCGCAATTGCTGGTCGCCTCCTCCTCGCTGACCGAGGATTTCTATCGCCTGTTCCTGCGCAAGAAAGCGAGCGAGCGCGAGACGGTGAATATCGGGCGCCTCTCCACCCTGCTGGTGGCGCTGGTGGCGATCGTCGTCGCGAGCGATCCGGAAAGCCAGGTGCTCGGCCTCGTCTCCAATGCCTGGGCGGGCTTCGGCGCGGCCTTCGGCCCGCTGATCATCCTGTCGCTGACCTGGAACCGGATGACCGGATCGGGCGCGGTGGCAGGCCTGGTGGTCGGCACCGCGACGGTCGCGGCATGGATCGCGCTCGGCTGGTCGAGCTGGCTCTATGAGATCGTGCCGGGCTTCATCGCGGCATGGATCGCGATCTGGCTGGTCAGCAAGGCGACCTGGAAAGGCACCGAACCCGCCGCCGCGACTGCCTGA